From a region of the Microbacterium sp. nov. GSS16 genome:
- a CDS encoding carbohydrate ABC transporter permease, producing the protein MTEVAPSTESLVTGTPRQVYGQRTRGRTKNTLWWAAGIVLAAMFVFPLLSAVTGSLKSPAELRERPATIWPKELSFDAWRRLFDPTEGVMTGVGNSLVVTGLTVVLAVALSTLAGYGLARYRFRGSGTVFTVILAGMMIPFTVLLTPISVVLRELGLFNSLIGVALVYTTYQLPFCVFIMRNSFAAIPMEIEEAAMLDGCTRGKVLVRVFLPLVLPGIATSAIFAFLNAWNEFLAALVLLTDQNKFTLPIVLQSNQIGRMGTVDWGLLDAGVVVSMVPCLIVFFLLQRYYVAGIFAGAAK; encoded by the coding sequence ATGACTGAGGTCGCGCCCAGCACTGAGTCACTCGTCACCGGCACTCCACGCCAGGTATACGGACAACGTACACGGGGCCGCACGAAGAACACCCTGTGGTGGGCCGCCGGGATCGTGCTCGCCGCGATGTTCGTCTTTCCGCTGCTCTCGGCGGTCACCGGAAGCTTGAAGTCACCGGCAGAGCTCCGTGAGCGTCCCGCGACGATCTGGCCGAAGGAACTTTCCTTCGACGCCTGGCGACGTCTCTTCGACCCCACTGAAGGCGTGATGACAGGTGTCGGGAACAGCCTCGTCGTCACAGGCCTGACGGTGGTGCTGGCTGTCGCGCTCTCGACGCTCGCGGGATATGGCCTTGCCAGGTATCGATTCCGAGGTTCGGGCACCGTGTTCACGGTCATCCTCGCAGGCATGATGATTCCCTTCACGGTGCTGCTCACACCGATCAGCGTCGTGCTTCGCGAACTGGGGCTCTTCAACAGCCTGATCGGCGTCGCGCTGGTCTACACCACGTACCAGCTCCCGTTCTGCGTGTTCATCATGCGCAATTCCTTCGCGGCGATCCCGATGGAGATCGAAGAAGCGGCGATGCTCGACGGCTGCACACGAGGAAAGGTGCTGGTGCGCGTCTTCCTTCCCCTGGTGCTGCCTGGCATTGCGACGTCGGCGATCTTCGCGTTCCTGAACGCCTGGAACGAGTTCCTGGCTGCGCTCGTGCTGCTGACCGATCAGAACAAGTTCACGTTGCCGATCGTTCTGCAGAGCAACCAGATCGGCAGGATGGGAACTGTCGACTGGGGGCTCCTCGATGCCGGAGTCGTCGTGTCGATGGTGCCCTGTCTCATCGTGTTCTTCCTGCTGCAGCGGTACTACGTGGCCGGAATCTTCGCCGGAGCCGCGAAGTAG
- a CDS encoding carbohydrate ABC transporter permease has protein sequence MTISSRMPHGRRRQARGHAWAGFLCTVPALGLTTALFVVPLVLMIWMSLHKWPLLGDQTFVGLGNYIRAFTADGTFLMSVQFTLIYTLVITPVLFIAGLALALFVRRRSRGSALFRTIFFSPYVIGFAAASFLWLWFVDPQAGPIAAITGSLGWQLDQTSWLTETVPGTINVIVMVTWKVVGFQMILLLGGLNGVPGEIIEASLVDGASWLRRMFSIILPLMKPTIVLLLVFSISGSLLAFEQFFLITKGRPDNETVTAVYWIYNASFKKFELGYGAALSVIMLIILLIVAAVQVRVMKGVGRHD, from the coding sequence ATGACGATTTCGAGCAGAATGCCCCACGGGAGACGGCGGCAGGCGCGAGGCCATGCCTGGGCCGGTTTTCTGTGCACGGTACCCGCGCTGGGACTGACGACAGCGCTGTTCGTCGTGCCACTTGTACTGATGATCTGGATGAGCCTGCATAAGTGGCCACTACTGGGTGATCAGACCTTCGTCGGCCTGGGCAACTACATAAGGGCGTTCACTGCTGACGGTACGTTCCTCATGTCCGTCCAGTTCACCCTGATCTACACGTTGGTGATCACACCCGTCCTCTTCATCGCCGGCCTCGCGCTTGCGCTCTTCGTGCGCCGCCGCAGCAGAGGTTCGGCCCTCTTCCGGACCATCTTCTTCAGCCCGTATGTGATCGGTTTCGCAGCCGCAAGCTTCCTCTGGTTGTGGTTCGTCGACCCCCAGGCCGGGCCCATCGCTGCGATCACCGGTTCGTTGGGGTGGCAGTTGGATCAGACATCGTGGCTCACGGAGACCGTTCCCGGCACGATCAACGTCATCGTGATGGTCACGTGGAAAGTCGTGGGCTTCCAGATGATCCTGCTCCTCGGTGGGCTCAACGGCGTCCCCGGTGAGATCATCGAAGCGTCACTCGTCGACGGCGCGAGCTGGCTCCGTCGTATGTTCAGCATCATCCTGCCGCTGATGAAACCGACGATCGTGCTGCTCCTCGTCTTCTCGATCTCGGGTTCGCTTCTCGCTTTCGAACAGTTCTTCCTCATCACCAAGGGACGACCTGACAACGAGACGGTGACGGCTGTCTACTGGATCTACAACGCGTCGTTCAAGAAGTTCGAACTCGGCTATGGCGCTGCACTCTCCGTCATCATGCTGATCATCCTGCTGATCGTCGCCGCCGTGCAGGTTCGCGTGATGAAGGGGGTGGGACGCCATGACTGA
- a CDS encoding ABC transporter substrate-binding protein — MRKQILRSTGVAVTALLAVAGLSACSDGGSSSTLTIWTRTDGESYMRDLAKKYESENEGFKVEVTAIPNSDVATKFAQALSAGDVPDVMAMDVAMAAYFVSKNGFEDITDRIDELSYADTLLKGQLDAGTSDGSNFVVPFTADASALFYNKDLFEEAGLDPEHGPQTWDEFVDAANAIGALGSDYEGYHFSAGCGGCAAFVLAPMLWAAGGDFLDSSSGSLNPAPTFDDPLAIEFIEKLQSAVEGGGITTASQVDGGENYGGAFENGKLGMVSTGSFQLANFMANPLPFKLGVVPLPGKKAGENAAFTGGDVLAIPNGTPNSDAAWKFLEWATGDDAQTFLSDGGFTPVRTDLLETVYSEKGPEFAAMAEATTNGRVPVTVSFTSVYSDANGPFVSLMQAGVFGKDVPAAAAAAQDAAEQIFESNE, encoded by the coding sequence ATGCGTAAGCAGATTCTCCGCAGCACCGGCGTGGCCGTGACCGCGCTGTTAGCAGTCGCCGGATTGAGCGCCTGCTCCGACGGCGGCTCATCGAGCACCCTGACCATCTGGACCCGGACGGACGGCGAGTCGTACATGCGCGACCTCGCGAAGAAGTACGAATCGGAGAACGAGGGTTTCAAGGTCGAGGTCACCGCAATCCCGAATTCGGACGTCGCGACGAAGTTCGCTCAGGCTCTCAGCGCAGGCGACGTGCCGGACGTCATGGCGATGGATGTAGCCATGGCGGCATACTTCGTCTCGAAGAACGGCTTCGAGGACATCACGGACCGTATCGACGAGCTCAGCTACGCAGATACGCTACTCAAGGGACAGCTGGATGCGGGGACATCGGACGGCTCGAATTTCGTCGTACCGTTCACCGCGGATGCGTCGGCGCTGTTCTACAACAAGGACCTCTTCGAAGAAGCCGGGCTGGACCCCGAGCACGGACCGCAGACCTGGGACGAGTTCGTCGACGCGGCGAACGCGATCGGTGCGCTGGGCAGTGACTATGAGGGCTACCACTTCTCCGCCGGCTGCGGTGGTTGTGCGGCGTTCGTCCTCGCACCGATGCTGTGGGCCGCAGGGGGCGACTTCCTCGACTCTTCGAGCGGTTCGCTGAACCCGGCTCCGACTTTCGACGACCCGCTTGCGATCGAATTCATCGAGAAACTGCAGAGCGCGGTTGAAGGCGGTGGGATCACGACGGCCTCGCAGGTCGACGGTGGCGAGAACTATGGTGGCGCGTTCGAGAACGGCAAACTCGGCATGGTGTCGACGGGGTCGTTCCAGCTGGCCAACTTCATGGCGAACCCGCTGCCGTTCAAGCTCGGGGTCGTGCCACTCCCTGGTAAGAAGGCCGGCGAGAATGCGGCTTTCACAGGCGGCGACGTGCTCGCTATCCCGAACGGCACTCCGAACAGCGATGCAGCGTGGAAGTTCCTCGAGTGGGCCACCGGCGACGATGCACAGACCTTCCTCTCCGACGGAGGCTTCACGCCAGTCCGTACCGACCTGCTCGAGACCGTGTACAGCGAGAAGGGGCCGGAGTTCGCGGCCATGGCCGAAGCGACGACCAACGGTCGCGTGCCTGTGACCGTGTCGTTCACATCGGTCTACAGCGACGCCAACGGACCGTTCGTCAGCCTGATGCAGGCGGGGGTGTTCGGGAAGGACGTGCCCGCGGCGGCCGCGGCGGCACAGGACGCCGCAGAGCAGATCTTCGAGAGCAACGAGTAA
- a CDS encoding glycoside hydrolase family 127 protein has product MKETRSGAVGPNVFGVRQPMPLGAAKVAGGLWEAWHERNRKVTIPHGLDKLESYGNLDNLRRLVGESDAPWRGPLFADSDVYKTLEAIAWELGREDDRELREFFDDTVELIARAQDESGYLDSAFMANPGCEPWSNFEHGHELYVLGHMLQAALAAKRAMADDRLLAVAVRFADLVDDLFGAEDDVEYCGHPLIEMALIELAREIGEERYTDLAERFIRRRGSGFIESARFGAPYYQDDASVLETKIMRGHAVRAIYLNEGVTDLFLERGDPALLEAMRTQWDDMVSCRLYLTGGTGSRHQDEAFGTAYELPPDRSYSETCAGIALFGWSWRMYLATGEAHYLDIGETTLYNVVLSGISAEGDSFTYSNPLQRRPHHIASREEEIAKRLPWFACACCPPNFMRTFGSLEQYAASMNGDTLEIAHFAELDIELDDAVIEVRTAYPADGRVEARVNGDASRRRIAFRVPAWAAEGDVAIEMDGRVISVPIAGGWCRPDVDLIDGTVIVIEFPTAPRVRYPHRRADAMRGTLAVTRGPVVYCAEASHNDFDIDLAEVQAVDVRTKSGGPILGLGPALTIDVRVADADSDAALYSSEPVAPSAGEVRQLELRPYAAWGEQPSGAMRVWLPLPAFPTHPTLRS; this is encoded by the coding sequence ATGAAGGAAACGCGTTCAGGCGCCGTCGGCCCCAACGTGTTCGGGGTGCGTCAGCCGATGCCGCTCGGCGCGGCGAAAGTCGCGGGCGGGCTCTGGGAAGCGTGGCACGAGCGGAATCGCAAGGTCACGATCCCGCATGGTCTCGACAAGCTCGAGAGCTACGGAAACCTCGATAATCTCCGACGTCTGGTCGGAGAGTCGGACGCCCCGTGGCGTGGCCCCCTATTCGCGGACTCCGACGTCTACAAGACGCTCGAAGCCATCGCGTGGGAGCTCGGACGCGAAGACGACCGAGAACTTCGCGAGTTCTTCGACGACACGGTCGAGCTGATTGCTCGAGCACAGGACGAGAGCGGATACCTCGACTCGGCCTTCATGGCGAACCCCGGCTGCGAGCCGTGGTCGAACTTCGAGCATGGTCACGAGCTCTACGTTCTGGGACACATGCTGCAAGCGGCTCTCGCCGCGAAGCGGGCAATGGCCGACGACCGATTGCTTGCGGTCGCCGTCCGTTTCGCCGACCTGGTCGATGACCTCTTCGGAGCCGAGGACGACGTCGAATACTGCGGGCACCCGCTGATCGAGATGGCGCTGATCGAGCTCGCGCGAGAGATCGGCGAGGAGCGCTACACAGATCTTGCGGAGCGCTTCATCCGCCGCCGGGGATCGGGTTTCATCGAGAGCGCTCGATTCGGAGCCCCGTACTACCAGGATGACGCCAGCGTGCTCGAGACCAAGATCATGCGAGGCCACGCCGTCCGCGCGATCTACCTGAATGAAGGCGTCACCGACCTCTTCTTGGAGCGAGGCGATCCAGCCCTCCTCGAAGCCATGCGGACGCAGTGGGACGACATGGTCTCGTGCCGCCTGTATCTGACCGGTGGCACGGGCTCACGGCACCAGGACGAGGCCTTCGGTACGGCCTATGAACTGCCCCCGGACCGTTCGTACTCCGAGACTTGTGCAGGTATCGCGTTGTTCGGCTGGTCGTGGCGCATGTATCTCGCCACAGGCGAAGCTCACTATCTCGACATCGGGGAGACGACGCTGTACAACGTCGTCCTGTCCGGCATCTCGGCTGAAGGAGACTCGTTCACCTACAGCAATCCGCTGCAGCGCCGGCCTCACCATATCGCCAGCCGCGAGGAAGAGATCGCGAAGCGCCTCCCGTGGTTCGCGTGTGCGTGCTGCCCGCCGAACTTCATGCGAACTTTCGGCTCGTTGGAGCAATACGCAGCGAGCATGAATGGTGACACCCTCGAGATCGCTCATTTCGCGGAACTGGACATCGAACTCGATGACGCCGTGATCGAAGTTCGCACGGCGTATCCCGCAGACGGGCGCGTCGAAGCACGCGTCAACGGCGATGCTTCCAGGCGCCGGATCGCGTTCCGTGTCCCGGCTTGGGCCGCCGAGGGCGACGTCGCCATCGAAATGGATGGACGGGTGATCTCGGTTCCGATCGCTGGTGGATGGTGTCGGCCCGACGTCGATCTCATCGACGGCACGGTGATCGTCATCGAGTTCCCGACCGCACCCCGGGTGCGCTATCCCCACCGTCGGGCAGACGCGATGCGCGGGACTCTTGCGGTGACCCGCGGACCGGTCGTGTACTGCGCCGAGGCTTCGCACAACGACTTCGACATCGACCTCGCAGAGGTCCAGGCCGTCGACGTGCGCACGAAGTCGGGCGGCCCGATCCTCGGTCTGGGGCCGGCGCTGACCATAGACGTGCGAGTGGCGGACGCGGATAGCGACGCCGCCCTGTACAGCTCGGAGCCGGTCGCGCCTAGCGCAGGAGAAGTCCGACAGCTCGAGCTTCGGCCGTACGCCGCATGGGGAGAGCAGCCAAGCGGCGCCATGCGCGTCTGGCTTCCGCTCCCGGCGTTTCCGACACACCCCACCCTTCGATCCTGA